Proteins from one Burkholderiaceae bacterium DAT-1 genomic window:
- a CDS encoding NADP-dependent isocitrate dehydrogenase gives MPAEQSKIIYTLTDEAPALATSSFLPIVQAFAGSAGIQVDTADISVATRVLAEFPEFLSDAQKVPNTLAELGKLTLHPDANIIKLPNISASVAQLIACVKELQSKGYPLPDYPENPSTDAEKSIRDRYAKCLGSAVNPVLREGNSDRRAPLAVKNYAKKHPHSMGEWKQWSQTHVSHMHHGDFYHGEKSITLDKARDVRMELVTKSGKTIVLKQKVALQDAEIIDSMFMSKKALCEFYEREMEDCRESGILFSLHVKATMMKVSHPIVFGHCVKIYYKEAFEKHGKLFDELGINVNNGMATLYEKIQTLPASKREEIVRDLHACQEHRPRLAMVDSAKGITNFHSPNDIIVDASMPAMIRMGGKMWGADGKPYDCKAVMPESTFARIYQEMINFCKWHGNFDPRTMGTVPNVGLMAQKAEEYGSHDKTYEIQEDGVANIVDIATGEVLLSQNVEAGDIWRMCQVKDAPIRDWVKLAVTRARNSGMPAVFWLDPYRPHENELIKKVQTYLKDYDTTGLDIHIMSQVRAMRYTLERVARGLDTISVTGNILRDYLTDLFPIMELGTSAKMLSIVPLMAGGGMYETGAGGSAPKHVQQLLEENHLRWDSLGEFLALAVSLEDLGIKTSNQKAKILAKTLDLATGKLLDEDKSPSRRTGELDNRGSQFYLSMYWAQALATQTEDSDLQARFTPIAKQMADNEQTILAELKAVQGKPADIGGYYMPDAAKCSAVMRPSATFNAAIAAVLS, from the coding sequence ATGCCTGCAGAACAATCGAAGATCATTTACACGCTGACAGACGAAGCACCTGCGCTCGCCACCAGCTCATTCCTGCCCATCGTTCAGGCGTTTGCTGGCTCTGCTGGCATCCAGGTCGATACCGCAGACATCTCCGTGGCCACCCGCGTGCTGGCTGAATTTCCGGAATTCCTGAGCGACGCACAAAAGGTGCCGAACACCTTGGCCGAACTGGGCAAGCTGACCCTGCATCCTGATGCCAACATCATCAAGCTGCCAAACATCAGCGCGTCTGTTGCACAGCTGATTGCCTGCGTCAAAGAATTGCAATCCAAGGGCTACCCTCTGCCTGACTACCCGGAAAACCCGTCGACCGATGCTGAAAAATCGATCCGCGATCGCTACGCCAAGTGTCTGGGCTCTGCTGTCAACCCGGTGCTGCGCGAAGGCAATTCCGACCGTCGCGCCCCGCTGGCAGTCAAGAACTACGCCAAGAAGCACCCTCACTCCATGGGCGAGTGGAAGCAATGGTCGCAGACCCACGTCTCCCATATGCACCACGGCGACTTCTACCACGGCGAAAAGTCGATCACGCTCGATAAGGCGCGCGATGTCCGCATGGAACTGGTCACCAAGAGCGGCAAGACCATCGTACTGAAGCAGAAGGTTGCCCTGCAGGACGCCGAGATCATCGATTCGATGTTCATGAGCAAGAAGGCGCTGTGCGAATTCTACGAACGCGAGATGGAAGATTGCCGCGAATCCGGCATCCTGTTCTCGCTGCACGTCAAGGCCACCATGATGAAGGTGTCGCACCCCATCGTGTTCGGCCACTGCGTCAAGATCTACTACAAGGAAGCCTTCGAGAAGCACGGCAAGCTGTTCGACGAACTGGGCATCAATGTCAACAACGGCATGGCAACCCTGTACGAAAAGATCCAGACTCTGCCAGCTTCCAAGCGCGAGGAAATCGTCCGCGATCTGCACGCCTGCCAGGAACACCGTCCGCGTCTGGCCATGGTCGACTCGGCCAAGGGCATTACCAATTTCCACTCGCCAAACGACATCATCGTCGATGCTTCGATGCCTGCCATGATTCGTATGGGCGGCAAGATGTGGGGTGCCGATGGCAAGCCATACGACTGCAAGGCAGTGATGCCTGAGTCGACCTTTGCCCGTATCTATCAGGAGATGATCAACTTCTGCAAGTGGCACGGCAACTTCGACCCGCGCACCATGGGCACCGTACCGAATGTCGGCCTGATGGCGCAAAAGGCCGAAGAGTATGGCTCACACGACAAGACTTACGAAATCCAGGAAGACGGCGTCGCCAACATTGTGGATATCGCCACAGGTGAAGTGCTGCTGAGCCAGAACGTAGAAGCAGGCGATATCTGGCGTATGTGCCAGGTGAAGGACGCCCCAATCCGCGACTGGGTGAAGCTGGCTGTGACCCGTGCCCGCAACTCCGGCATGCCGGCTGTGTTCTGGCTGGATCCGTATCGTCCGCATGAAAACGAGCTGATCAAGAAGGTGCAAACCTACTTGAAGGATTACGATACCACAGGTCTCGATATCCACATCATGTCGCAAGTGCGCGCCATGCGTTACACCCTGGAGCGCGTTGCCCGCGGCCTGGATACCATTTCTGTCACAGGCAACATCCTGCGCGACTACCTGACCGACTTGTTCCCGATCATGGAACTCGGTACATCGGCCAAGATGCTGTCCATTGTGCCGCTGATGGCTGGTGGTGGCATGTACGAAACCGGCGCGGGTGGTTCGGCACCGAAACACGTGCAGCAGCTGCTCGAAGAAAACCATCTGCGCTGGGATTCGCTGGGCGAGTTCCTGGCACTGGCCGTATCGCTGGAAGATCTGGGCATCAAGACCAGCAACCAGAAGGCCAAGATTCTCGCCAAGACGCTGGATCTGGCCACCGGCAAGCTGCTGGATGAAGACAAGTCACCGTCACGCCGCACTGGCGAGCTGGACAACCGTGGCAGCCAGTTCTACCTGTCCATGTACTGGGCACAGGCACTGGCCACCCAAACGGAAGACAGCGATCTGCAAGCCCGTTTTACGCCGATTGCCAAGCAAATGGCGGACAACGAGCAAACCATTCTGGCCGAACTGAAGGCCGTTCAGGGCAAGCCAGCTGACATTGGTGGCTACTACATGCCGGATGCCGCCAAGTGCAGCGCCGTGATGCGCCCAAGTGCGACATTCAACGCTGCCATTGCGGCGGTATTGAGCTAG
- the clpS gene encoding ATP-dependent Clp protease adapter ClpS, giving the protein MATQNDDGVQLAPTRLKAPPLYKVMLLNDDYTPMDFVVIVLQQFFALDREHATRVMLQVHTEGKGVCGVFPKDIAATKVEQVTDFSRQHQHPLQCVMEEN; this is encoded by the coding sequence ATGGCCACTCAGAATGATGATGGCGTTCAACTTGCGCCCACTCGGCTCAAGGCGCCGCCCCTGTACAAGGTAATGCTGCTGAACGATGACTACACACCAATGGATTTTGTGGTTATCGTTCTACAACAGTTTTTTGCACTGGATAGAGAACATGCCACACGCGTGATGCTTCAGGTCCATACTGAAGGGAAAGGTGTCTGCGGTGTCTTCCCGAAAGACATTGCCGCCACCAAGGTTGAACAGGTGACAGACTTCTCTCGCCAGCACCAGCATCCACTGCAATGTGTCATGGAGGAAAACTGA
- a CDS encoding pseudouridine synthase encodes MPELILFNKPYGVICQFSSHELHQTLSNFIEAPGFYPAGRLDTDSEGLLLLTNDGTLQARISHPRHKLEKTYWVQVEGVPSEEALDRLRQGVDLVDFVTQPAKVERIDAPDIWPRTPPIRVRKFIPDSWLAITIAEGKNRQVRRMTAKVGLPTLRLIRVKIGDWEVHDVPPGEWRKLTVALPPTPRVERSTPATAQSSGGPRERTTGTLTRSAPSAKPGAPAASGPSQRSGAAGHQGKQPGGQIRRHNTNKLRREP; translated from the coding sequence ATGCCAGAGCTCATTCTATTTAATAAACCTTATGGCGTGATTTGCCAGTTTTCCAGTCATGAACTGCATCAAACGCTGTCGAATTTCATCGAAGCGCCGGGGTTTTATCCTGCCGGACGCCTCGATACGGATTCGGAAGGACTCTTGCTGCTGACCAATGACGGAACATTGCAGGCAAGGATTTCCCATCCCAGGCACAAACTGGAAAAAACATACTGGGTGCAGGTAGAAGGTGTGCCAAGTGAAGAAGCACTGGATCGTCTGAGGCAGGGTGTTGATCTGGTCGATTTCGTGACCCAGCCTGCAAAGGTAGAGCGGATTGATGCGCCGGATATCTGGCCGCGTACGCCGCCGATTCGGGTGCGAAAATTTATACCGGATAGCTGGCTGGCGATCACCATTGCAGAAGGCAAAAACCGTCAGGTACGCCGGATGACCGCCAAAGTGGGGCTGCCGACCCTGCGCCTGATCCGGGTGAAAATTGGCGACTGGGAAGTGCATGATGTGCCACCGGGCGAGTGGCGCAAGCTGACGGTGGCATTGCCACCCACCCCGCGTGTAGAGCGCAGCACGCCAGCGACTGCACAGTCGAGTGGCGGTCCTCGCGAGCGGACAACGGGTACGCTGACCAGATCGGCACCCTCTGCCAAACCGGGGGCGCCAGCAGCGTCTGGTCCGTCACAAAGGTCGGGGGCTGCGGGGCATCAGGGAAAGCAGCCCGGTGGGCAGATTCGTCGTCACAATACCAACAAGTTGCGACGGGAGCCGTAG
- a CDS encoding organic hydroperoxide resistance protein, producing the protein MMSVQVLYTAEARSTGGRDGRATSSDGVLDLKLALPKALGGAGGEATNPEQLFAAGYSACFENAVRFVARSQGISLTETSVNARVGVGPRAAGGFGLTVELDVYLPGVDRAVAEKLVATAHNDVCPYSHATRGNIDVKLAVM; encoded by the coding sequence ATCATGTCTGTACAAGTTCTGTATACCGCTGAAGCCCGTTCCACCGGTGGCCGTGATGGCCGCGCAACCTCCAGCGATGGCGTGCTGGACCTGAAGCTGGCCTTGCCGAAGGCGCTTGGTGGAGCAGGCGGTGAAGCCACCAACCCGGAGCAATTGTTTGCTGCAGGTTACTCGGCCTGCTTTGAGAATGCAGTGCGCTTTGTGGCGCGTAGCCAAGGCATCAGCCTGACCGAAACGTCAGTGAATGCGCGCGTCGGCGTAGGTCCGCGTGCAGCAGGCGGATTCGGCCTGACCGTCGAACTGGATGTGTATCTGCCGGGCGTGGATCGTGCTGTTGCGGAGAAATTGGTCGCCACCGCCCACAATGACGTCTGCCCCTACTCCCACGCTACGCGTGGCAATATCGATGTGAAACTGGCGGTGATGTAA
- a CDS encoding esterase-like activity of phytase family protein yields MQLRREWSFAALVGMTAALSACGGSDSSAPSPVAPVSAVFLDSAVAGLEVSNGKSKVLTSTDGGFSCQSGESLTFTAGGINFGSAPCASLITPLSLVNAAELKDDKLVNRLIALQLLDEDNDPVNGIKLSDAVKTALAGQSLDFNATSTSFNAALNALIAKLPAAYQGRTADVDRRMMAREHFEDTLGSRTGLVVSETVSQTQSLGTIIAGVSRYQIKAADSFYVPYEGTDARIKADFPKGFLPSYGSGLTFKGVAADGSLEFYGITDRGPNGDGPKVPASVLKAGATGTSDAKLFPSPSFTPSIGMISVSKEGAVLKSSMPIKFSTSINANGLPIAPGKVGNSAEAPLNDALKYDASSKTTFSDYGLDTESIVFDKARGAFWVSDEYGPFIVKLDAASGVVLKKYQPGNNAGDLPAVLAKRRANRGMEGLSLEAASGKLNGFIQSPLDDGKAAYKVPGATQTSSESIKDYAGFVRWVEFDPTTEKTRLFAYPIDSTWYASGKTGNAKLGDLVSLGNGKFIAIEQGAGVDGKVFNRLMLVEVPTNVSDIAAMGTDLEKSSMTGAAVNGVNFADVVKLKKTVLFDLNAAGWLAEKAEGLALVDDHTLALANDNDFGLKTNVYTPDGKVVEGADITKCTVDANGAMTTTAGATGCVAGNTARVTRGADSERASRLWIIRFVSKLTDLNIPKS; encoded by the coding sequence ATGCAATTGCGCAGAGAGTGGTCGTTTGCGGCCTTGGTGGGAATGACGGCAGCTTTGTCTGCGTGTGGCGGTTCTGATTCAAGCGCTCCCAGTCCGGTAGCGCCTGTCAGTGCAGTTTTCCTCGATTCGGCTGTGGCCGGGCTTGAAGTATCCAATGGGAAAAGCAAAGTGCTGACCAGTACCGATGGCGGGTTTTCCTGTCAAAGCGGTGAGTCGCTTACCTTTACTGCGGGCGGTATCAATTTCGGCTCTGCACCGTGCGCCAGCCTGATTACGCCGCTGTCCCTGGTAAATGCTGCTGAATTGAAAGATGACAAGCTGGTCAACCGACTCATCGCCCTGCAATTACTGGACGAAGATAATGACCCTGTAAATGGTATCAAGCTGAGCGACGCAGTGAAAACTGCTTTGGCTGGGCAATCGCTGGACTTCAACGCGACATCTACTTCCTTTAATGCGGCACTGAATGCACTGATCGCCAAACTGCCGGCTGCGTATCAGGGCCGCACTGCAGATGTAGATCGCCGGATGATGGCGCGCGAGCATTTCGAGGACACGCTGGGCTCACGTACCGGTCTGGTCGTCAGTGAAACTGTTTCACAAACGCAGTCACTGGGCACCATCATTGCCGGAGTATCCCGTTATCAGATCAAGGCGGCAGATAGCTTCTATGTGCCATATGAGGGAACGGATGCGCGCATCAAAGCTGACTTTCCCAAGGGATTTCTGCCCTCCTACGGGTCGGGGCTCACCTTCAAGGGCGTGGCCGCAGATGGCTCGCTGGAGTTTTATGGCATAACCGATCGTGGTCCGAATGGCGACGGCCCGAAAGTGCCTGCCTCGGTTCTTAAGGCTGGCGCTACAGGTACCAGCGATGCCAAGCTCTTTCCATCCCCGAGCTTTACGCCCTCGATTGGCATGATCTCGGTGAGCAAGGAAGGCGCGGTGCTGAAGAGCAGCATGCCGATCAAGTTCTCCACTTCGATCAATGCCAATGGCCTGCCGATTGCGCCGGGCAAGGTTGGAAATTCGGCAGAAGCACCGCTGAATGACGCACTGAAGTATGACGCCAGCAGCAAGACGACCTTCAGCGACTATGGTCTCGATACCGAGTCCATCGTATTTGACAAGGCACGTGGCGCGTTCTGGGTGTCCGATGAGTACGGTCCGTTTATCGTCAAGCTGGATGCTGCAAGTGGGGTGGTGCTGAAAAAGTATCAGCCCGGCAACAATGCAGGTGACTTGCCTGCCGTGCTGGCGAAGCGCCGTGCCAATCGAGGCATGGAAGGCTTATCGCTCGAGGCAGCATCCGGCAAGCTCAATGGCTTTATTCAAAGCCCCCTGGACGATGGCAAGGCTGCGTACAAGGTGCCGGGCGCAACGCAGACCAGCAGCGAAAGCATCAAGGACTATGCAGGTTTTGTTCGCTGGGTAGAATTCGATCCGACAACTGAAAAAACGCGTCTGTTTGCCTATCCGATCGACAGCACCTGGTATGCATCCGGAAAAACCGGCAATGCCAAACTGGGTGATCTGGTTTCGCTGGGGAATGGCAAATTTATTGCCATCGAACAAGGTGCGGGTGTAGATGGCAAGGTCTTTAACCGTCTGATGCTGGTGGAAGTACCGACGAACGTCAGTGATATTGCAGCGATGGGGACTGATCTGGAAAAGAGCAGCATGACCGGTGCGGCGGTCAATGGTGTCAATTTCGCGGATGTGGTCAAGCTGAAGAAAACAGTGCTTTTTGATCTGAATGCTGCAGGCTGGCTGGCAGAAAAGGCCGAAGGGCTGGCACTGGTGGATGACCATACCCTCGCACTGGCAAACGATAACGACTTTGGCTTGAAGACCAATGTGTACACGCCGGATGGCAAAGTGGTTGAAGGCGCCGATATCACCAAGTGTACGGTAGATGCCAATGGTGCCATGACGACGACAGCCGGCGCGACAGGCTGTG
- the xerD gene encoding site-specific tyrosine recombinase XerD: MARTAKANCSVSSIEVDPLIDGFLDTLFADGVSRNTLDAYRRDLLFWQVWLAEAGKRIDACNGADLRDCLQGLEQLYQHNRHLTPAKVRELPPLERGKNPASRARLLAALRRFYRHQTESGAAMTDPTAQIEQPILHRPLPKIITESEVERLLLTPDVEDALGLRDRAMLELMYASGLRVSEIVTLPLALLSLSDGALRVEGGKGNKSRIVPFGEEAGHWLGRYLAESRPLLLAGRTLAQVFVNIRGEPLTRQGFWEMIKRYAVRAGIDEARLSPHVLRHAFATHLVNHGADLRVVQLLLGHSDITTTQIYTHVAKERLQKLHQQHHPRG, encoded by the coding sequence ATGGCGCGGACGGCCAAAGCAAACTGCTCAGTCTCATCGATTGAGGTCGATCCGCTGATCGACGGCTTTCTGGATACGCTGTTTGCCGATGGCGTATCGCGCAATACGCTGGATGCCTATCGCCGTGATTTGCTGTTCTGGCAGGTCTGGCTGGCGGAGGCAGGCAAGCGGATCGATGCCTGCAATGGGGCGGATTTGCGCGATTGTCTGCAGGGGCTGGAGCAGTTGTATCAGCACAACCGGCATCTGACGCCCGCGAAAGTGCGCGAGCTGCCGCCTCTTGAACGCGGCAAGAATCCGGCATCCAGAGCACGATTACTGGCGGCGCTGCGACGCTTCTACCGGCATCAGACCGAGTCAGGCGCTGCAATGACCGACCCGACTGCGCAGATCGAGCAGCCCATCTTGCATCGGCCTTTGCCGAAGATCATTACTGAAAGCGAAGTTGAGCGGCTGTTGCTGACCCCTGATGTCGAGGATGCGCTGGGCTTGCGCGATCGGGCGATGCTGGAGCTGATGTATGCCAGTGGCTTGCGCGTATCCGAAATCGTGACGCTGCCGCTGGCCTTGCTGAGCCTGAGCGATGGTGCCTTGCGCGTGGAGGGCGGCAAGGGGAACAAAAGCCGCATCGTGCCCTTTGGCGAGGAGGCCGGGCATTGGCTGGGGCGTTATTTGGCTGAGTCTCGTCCGCTATTGCTTGCGGGCCGTACGCTGGCGCAGGTGTTTGTGAACATTCGGGGCGAACCGCTGACGCGGCAGGGCTTCTGGGAAATGATCAAGCGCTATGCCGTGCGCGCCGGAATTGACGAGGCTCGTCTGAGCCCGCATGTATTGCGCCACGCCTTCGCCACGCATCTGGTGAATCATGGTGCCGATTTACGGGTGGTGCAGCTGCTGCTGGGGCATTCCGATATCACCACGACCCAGATTTATACCCACGTTGCCAAAGAGCGGCTGCAGAAGTTGCATCAGCAACATCATCCGCGGGGGTAG
- a CDS encoding TIGR01621 family pseudouridine synthase: MYTLLQQTSDFLVIHKWPGISVHRDEGDTSLIDQIRADTGIADLHSVHRLDKMTSGILLYAIGAANARALSQSFEHGEIEKYYLAISDKRPAKKQGAIIGDMTAARNGSYKLLQTRNNPARTRFFSQLLPDGKRAFILRPLTGRTHQLRVALKSLGSPILGDERYGGTSADRGYLHAYAIRFTLHETVHAFICPPDSGTHWPSADLLTESGWHTPWSLPWPQ; encoded by the coding sequence ATGTATACCTTGCTGCAACAGACATCCGACTTCCTCGTGATTCATAAATGGCCCGGCATCAGCGTGCATCGCGATGAGGGTGATACCTCGCTGATCGACCAGATTCGCGCCGACACCGGTATCGCCGACCTGCATTCAGTTCACCGGCTGGACAAGATGACCTCGGGTATTTTGCTCTACGCTATCGGTGCCGCCAATGCCCGCGCACTGAGTCAGTCCTTCGAGCATGGTGAAATCGAAAAATACTATCTGGCGATTTCCGACAAGCGCCCGGCCAAAAAGCAGGGCGCGATCATCGGCGACATGACTGCCGCGCGCAATGGAAGCTACAAACTCCTGCAAACACGCAACAACCCGGCGCGTACGCGATTTTTCAGCCAGCTACTGCCAGATGGCAAGCGCGCCTTCATTCTGCGCCCCCTGACTGGCCGCACCCACCAGTTGCGTGTTGCACTGAAAAGCCTGGGAAGCCCGATACTGGGCGATGAGCGATATGGCGGCACGTCTGCCGATCGCGGCTATCTGCATGCCTATGCGATCCGCTTTACCTTACATGAAACCGTGCATGCATTCATTTGCCCTCCAGATTCCGGCACGCACTGGCCAAGTGCAGATCTGCTAACCGAATCCGGCTGGCATACCCCGTGGAGCCTTCCCTGGCCGCAATAG
- the clpA gene encoding ATP-dependent Clp protease ATP-binding subunit ClpA yields the protein MIAQELEVSLHMAFMEARQKRHEYITVEHLLLAMLDNPSAADVLRACGANMDQLRRELTDFVTEHTPLVGGTAEVETQPTIGFQRVIQRAILHVQSAGKKEVTGANVLVAIFGEKDSHAVYFLHQQGITRLDVVNFISHGISKVQPQSGAAPSSNGASSQPKQDQDHESDTEQHAGGALESFTLNLNQSASQGRIDPLIGREHELERVIQVLCRRRKNNPLLVGEAGVGKTAIAEGLAKRIIEGDVPDVLADATVYALDMGALLAGTKYRGDFEQRLKAVIKQLGEDRNAILFIDEIHTVVGAGAASGGTLDASNLLKPALSNGTMKCIGATTYGEYRGIFEKDNALSRRFQKVDVVEPSVEQTVEILKGLKSRFEEHHGVKYTAAALASAAELSAKYINDRHLPDKAIDVIDEAGAAQKILPKSRQKKTIGKGEVEEIVAKIARIPPKNVSSDDRNALKTLDRDLKNVVFGQDKAIEVLATAIKMSRAGLGNPQKPIGSFLFSGPTGVGKTEVARQLAYIMGIELIRFDMSEYMERHAVSRLIGAPPGYVGFDQGGLLTEAINKHPYAVLLLDEIEKAHPDIYNVLLQVMDHGTLTDNNGRKADFRNVVIIMTTNAGAESLNKSSMGFTSSKSVGDEMGDIKRMFTPEFRNRLDAIVSFAPLSQDIILQVVNKFLMQLETQLHEKKVEATFSQDLVAYLARKGFDPQMGARPMSRLIQDTIRRALADELLFGRLAGGGDVAIGIDANDEIVLDIKEPAAEPA from the coding sequence ATGATTGCTCAGGAACTCGAAGTCAGCCTCCATATGGCCTTTATGGAGGCGCGCCAGAAGCGCCACGAATACATCACGGTTGAGCACCTGCTGCTCGCCATGCTCGACAATCCGTCTGCAGCCGACGTGTTGCGCGCATGTGGTGCCAATATGGACCAGCTACGCCGTGAACTGACCGATTTCGTCACCGAGCACACTCCGCTCGTCGGCGGCACGGCAGAAGTGGAAACCCAGCCCACCATCGGATTTCAGCGCGTCATCCAGCGCGCCATCCTGCATGTGCAGTCTGCCGGCAAGAAGGAAGTCACCGGCGCTAACGTGCTGGTAGCGATTTTTGGCGAAAAAGATTCCCATGCCGTGTATTTCCTGCATCAGCAGGGCATCACCCGCCTGGACGTCGTCAATTTTATTTCCCACGGCATCAGCAAGGTGCAACCGCAAAGTGGCGCCGCACCAAGCAGCAACGGCGCCAGCAGCCAGCCCAAGCAGGATCAGGATCACGAAAGCGATACCGAACAACACGCTGGTGGTGCACTGGAAAGCTTTACGCTCAACCTGAACCAGTCAGCCTCACAGGGGCGTATCGACCCCCTGATCGGTCGCGAACACGAGCTGGAGCGGGTGATTCAGGTGCTGTGCCGCCGCCGCAAGAACAATCCGCTGCTGGTGGGCGAAGCTGGCGTGGGTAAAACCGCGATTGCCGAAGGGCTGGCCAAGCGCATCATTGAAGGCGACGTGCCCGATGTATTGGCAGATGCCACCGTATACGCGCTCGACATGGGTGCCCTGCTCGCCGGTACCAAGTATCGCGGTGATTTCGAGCAGCGCCTGAAAGCTGTGATCAAGCAGCTGGGTGAAGATCGCAACGCGATCCTGTTTATCGATGAAATCCACACCGTGGTCGGTGCAGGCGCGGCGTCCGGCGGCACACTGGATGCATCCAATCTGCTCAAGCCGGCACTGTCCAATGGCACCATGAAGTGTATCGGTGCAACCACCTACGGCGAATACCGTGGCATCTTCGAGAAAGACAACGCGCTGTCGCGTCGTTTCCAGAAGGTGGATGTGGTCGAACCAAGCGTCGAACAGACGGTGGAAATCCTCAAGGGTCTCAAGTCGCGTTTCGAGGAACACCACGGCGTGAAGTACACCGCCGCAGCGCTGGCGTCCGCCGCCGAGCTGTCCGCAAAGTACATCAACGATCGCCATCTGCCCGACAAGGCCATTGATGTGATCGACGAAGCCGGTGCCGCACAGAAAATCCTACCGAAATCGCGTCAAAAGAAGACCATCGGCAAGGGTGAAGTGGAAGAAATCGTCGCCAAGATTGCGCGCATTCCACCGAAAAATGTGTCGTCCGATGATCGCAATGCCCTGAAGACGCTGGATCGCGATCTGAAGAATGTGGTGTTTGGTCAGGACAAGGCCATCGAAGTGCTCGCCACGGCCATCAAGATGAGCCGCGCCGGTCTGGGCAATCCGCAAAAGCCGATCGGCAGCTTCCTGTTCTCCGGCCCAACCGGCGTCGGCAAAACAGAGGTGGCGCGCCAGCTCGCTTACATCATGGGGATCGAACTGATCCGCTTCGATATGAGCGAGTACATGGAACGGCATGCCGTCTCGCGCCTGATCGGTGCGCCTCCCGGCTATGTCGGCTTTGATCAGGGTGGCCTGCTCACCGAAGCCATCAACAAGCACCCCTATGCGGTGCTGTTGCTGGACGAAATCGAGAAGGCGCATCCGGATATCTACAACGTGCTGCTGCAGGTCATGGATCACGGCACGCTGACCGACAACAATGGCCGCAAGGCTGACTTCCGCAATGTGGTGATCATCATGACTACCAATGCGGGTGCCGAGTCACTGAACAAGTCCAGTATGGGCTTTACCAGCAGCAAGTCGGTTGGCGACGAAATGGGCGATATCAAGCGCATGTTCACGCCGGAATTCCGTAACCGTCTGGATGCGATTGTCTCGTTTGCGCCACTATCGCAGGACATCATCCTGCAGGTGGTCAACAAGTTCCTGATGCAGCTGGAAACCCAGTTGCACGAGAAAAAGGTGGAAGCCACCTTCTCGCAGGATCTGGTGGCCTATCTGGCACGCAAGGGCTTCGACCCGCAGATGGGTGCGCGCCCGATGTCCCGCCTCATTCAGGACACCATCCGCCGCGCACTGGCCGACGAATTGCTGTTCGGCAGGCTGGCAGGCGGTGGCGATGTGGCCATCGGCATCGATGCCAACGACGAAATCGTGCTGGACATCAAGGAACCGGCGGCAGAACCCGCTTGA
- a CDS encoding cold-shock protein, with protein sequence MATGTVKWFNDAKGFGFITPDDGGEDLFAHFSAITMNGFKTLKEGQKVSFDVTQGPKGKQASNIQGA encoded by the coding sequence ATGGCAACTGGTACCGTGAAATGGTTTAACGATGCAAAGGGTTTTGGCTTCATTACTCCGGACGATGGTGGCGAAGACCTGTTCGCACACTTCTCCGCCATTACCATGAATGGCTTCAAGACACTGAAGGAAGGCCAGAAGGTCTCCTTCGACGTGACCCAAGGCCCGAAGGGCAAGCAGGCTTCCAATATTCAGGGTGCCTGA